In the Trichoderma atroviride chromosome 4, complete sequence genome, TTGTTTTGGTGCCTGTGCCCTGGAGGCGGGCCtgttgaagccaaaggccTTTGAAATGTGCGCATCGTCGCCATGGTCAGTGCTATTGCCGTGTAGCTTGGAGGTAAGCGTCTTGTAGAGTTTGGACGTGATGATATGCTTCTTCCAGATGGCTTTCCAAGCTGGGACAGAGCCTACAATCAGGGCAATGCTGTTTTCAACGATGCTGAGCGGAAGCCCATGTTAGATAGCcatcttggaaaagaaaagaaaagtgagACGAATGATGTACTCACACACAGATGAAGCACTTGTTTTGTGTGTAAATGATATCTATTGTGCTTAACAACTCAGCTCGGAAGACAAGCCCAATAACACTGGCGATGACACCCCTGTTTCTTTTGCATTAGTGCATGCATACAACTACATGAACTCACTTCGCCGATGATAGGTGGCAGTGGCTACTTACATCAAAGCAGTAAAAAAGACGGCGCATACAGCAATTCGCTTTCTCAGAGACATGTTTAGCCTCCACAGAACGGGCTGTGGCAGAATGAAAATGTACAAGTCGATGACAACGGCCAACGATCCCTGGACTACCCCCCAGGGGAGGAGCTTCTGGACTTGCCCATTGACCAAGAGATCAGCCCATGTGTCGCCTGGGTGTGGAGCATTGATTGCAATCTCAAGAGGAATGGATGGCCAGTAGATCAGGCCAGTGAAGACGATGCCCACGTATACGGCAATGCGCATATCCGTATGCGCAATGAAGATTTGGAGATagagcagcaagatggcgctcttggcgaagaaggcggctggACCGACGAGCATGCCCTGGACGAAGAGAATCTTCATATAATTCCCGTTGAACCAACATGCTGGAGCGTCCCATTGATGTCCAGCATATTTTAGAACTAGTGGAAAGCAAAGTCAGTATTTGCTCTAACAAAATGAGCTTTGCATAAGAGTAGATTGGACAGGGACATACTAGAAAATATGAGCACAATATAGGCTACACTCAAGACGTAACCGATGATTGCAAAGTCTGGAGATAGGAGTTTAGCACATGTCGTGTAGATATATGGTTACATCGTCCGCTTCcgtcattttctttcttcactTGCACTTACAGTCTGCAGTTTTTAACTTGCGCAGGTTTATCCACACCCTACCAACAATGAATATTGTGGAAAATGCCAACATGACTGCCGATACTGCGACAATAGCCGGCGCAAGAGGTGCAGGGCTGCCAAGCTTGGGGATCACCCCTGGAGGAGGCACGGCTGCCGGGATCTTGCAGAGGTCCGTGCCTGGAGGCAATTGGGAGGCCATTTTTGTCTCTTTGATGTGTGTTCTTATTTCTGAACTGTTTCAAAATTCCCAGCTGAAGGGCATTCGACTCCCTCCCGCGGTTTCAAGAACTGTATGCAGCACGATGCACACCAGGGTATGGATCTCGCAGCTTTTACGACTGATTCAACGAGTATT is a window encoding:
- a CDS encoding uncharacterized protein (EggNog:ENOG41~TransMembrane:4 (o6-26i38-55o82-107i119-141o)) — encoded protein: MKILFVQGMLVGPAAFFAKSAILLLYLQIFIAHTDMRIAVYVGIVFTGLIYWPSIPLEIAINAPHPGDTWADLLVNGQVQKLLPWGVVQGSLAVVIDLYIFILPQPVLWRLNMSLRKRIAVCAVFFTALMGVIASVIGLVFRAELLSTIDIIYTQNKCFICVIVENSIALIVGSVPAWKAIWKKHIITSKLYKTLTSKLHGNSTDHGDDAHISKAFGFNRPASRAQAPKQNGSEKSLQRFVSHRENTDNEFGNYYTPPVVQIQGGSQNGHRKADSEDMSAGGIVRNYDITREVHPDEQV